The Helicobacter sp. MIT 05-5293 genome window below encodes:
- the gyrA gene encoding DNA gyrase subunit A: protein MDSLIEYNSVDIKIDDSIKNSYLDYSMSVIVGRALPDAKDGLKPVHRRILYAMSELGVTSKASYKKSARIVGDVIGKYHPHGDTAVYDALVRMAQDFSMRLKLVNGQGNFGSIDGDSAAAMRYTEAKMTEAAEELLHDIDKGTVDFLPNYDDTLKEPDVLPTRFPNLLVNGSSGIAVGMATSIPPHRIDEVIDALIYVNKNNPQSVEPLLDIVQGPDFPTGGIIYGKAGILEAYRTGRGRIRVRAKVHIEKTKTKDVIVIDEVPYQVNKAKLVEQISELAKEKVVDGISEVRDESDKDGIRVVIELKKDAMSEIVLNNLFKSTAMESTFGIILLAINNKEPKIFNLLELLQIFVGHRKTVIIRKTIFDLEKAKARAHILEGLIIALDHIDEIIRMIRASKDTEEAKFALMDTFRLSELQAKAILEMRLQRLTGLERDKITEEYTQLQIKIAELESILKSEEKLRTIINEELLEVKEKFSTKRRTQIEEDYDAIDVEDLIPNEKVVVTMSHRGYVKRVLLKTYEKQNRGGKGKVSGNTHDDDFIESFFVANTHDTIMFVTNKGQLYWLKVYKIPEAGRTAIGKAVVNLINIQADEKIMATITTTDFNEDKSLVFFTKNGVVKRTNLKEYSNIRSVGIRAINLDENDELVTANIIDSNVKELFIATYQGMCIRFGLEGLREIGRASRGVTGIRFKANQDYVIGATTITSDTDKLLTVSEQGIGKQTLAGEYRLQSRGGKGVIVMKLTARTGKLVSVVNINDENMDLMVLTSSGKMIRVDTEAIREAGRNTSGVKIVNVGNDKVAYANVCPKEPKDEDIIEGESGELI, encoded by the coding sequence ATGGACAGCTTGATAGAATATAATAGTGTAGATATAAAAATTGATGATTCGATAAAAAATAGTTATTTAGATTATTCAATGAGTGTCATTGTAGGGCGAGCTTTGCCTGATGCTAAAGATGGACTAAAACCTGTGCATCGGAGAATCTTATATGCAATGAGTGAGCTAGGAGTAACTTCTAAAGCATCATACAAAAAAAGTGCAAGAATTGTTGGAGATGTAATCGGTAAATATCACCCTCATGGAGATACAGCAGTTTATGATGCGCTTGTAAGAATGGCGCAAGACTTTTCAATGCGTCTAAAACTTGTCAATGGGCAAGGAAACTTTGGTTCTATTGATGGTGATAGTGCAGCCGCTATGCGTTATACAGAGGCCAAGATGACGGAGGCAGCAGAAGAGTTGCTTCATGATATTGACAAGGGCACGGTGGATTTTTTACCCAATTATGATGATACATTAAAAGAACCTGATGTATTGCCCACGCGTTTTCCCAACCTTCTTGTGAACGGTTCAAGTGGTATTGCTGTGGGTATGGCGACTTCTATACCGCCTCATCGTATTGATGAGGTCATTGATGCGCTGATTTATGTCAATAAAAATAATCCTCAAAGTGTAGAGCCATTATTAGACATTGTGCAAGGACCTGATTTTCCTACAGGTGGGATTATTTATGGTAAGGCAGGTATTTTAGAAGCTTATCGCACTGGTAGAGGGCGTATTCGTGTGCGTGCAAAAGTGCATATTGAAAAGACGAAGACAAAAGATGTGATTGTGATTGATGAAGTGCCTTATCAAGTAAATAAAGCAAAGCTTGTCGAGCAAATTTCCGAGCTTGCTAAAGAAAAAGTTGTCGATGGTATTTCTGAAGTGCGTGATGAAAGCGATAAAGACGGCATAAGGGTTGTTATTGAGCTTAAAAAAGATGCGATGAGCGAAATTGTGCTTAATAATCTTTTCAAATCTACCGCAATGGAAAGCACATTTGGTATTATTCTTCTTGCTATCAATAATAAAGAGCCTAAAATTTTTAACCTATTGGAACTCTTGCAAATTTTTGTAGGGCATCGCAAAACCGTGATTATCCGCAAGACGATTTTTGATCTTGAGAAAGCCAAAGCGAGAGCGCATATTTTAGAGGGATTAATTATCGCGCTTGATCATATTGATGAGATTATTCGTATGATTCGTGCATCGAAAGATACTGAAGAAGCAAAATTTGCTCTTATGGATACATTCCGTTTAAGCGAACTGCAAGCTAAAGCGATTTTGGAAATGCGCTTACAACGTTTGACAGGGCTTGAGCGTGATAAAATCACTGAAGAATATACCCAGCTCCAAATTAAAATCGCCGAATTAGAATCAATCCTCAAAAGTGAAGAAAAACTAAGAACAATCATCAATGAAGAACTCCTTGAAGTAAAAGAAAAATTTAGCACAAAAAGACGCACACAAATCGAAGAGGATTATGATGCGATTGATGTTGAGGATTTGATTCCTAATGAAAAAGTAGTCGTTACTATGAGTCATCGAGGTTATGTTAAACGGGTATTACTTAAAACTTATGAGAAGCAAAATCGAGGGGGTAAGGGTAAGGTAAGCGGTAATACGCATGATGATGACTTTATAGAATCTTTTTTCGTGGCTAATACGCATGATACGATTATGTTTGTTACAAATAAAGGGCAACTTTATTGGTTGAAAGTATATAAGATTCCCGAAGCGGGAAGGACTGCTATCGGTAAAGCGGTGGTCAATCTCATTAATATTCAAGCAGATGAAAAAATCATGGCGACTATCACCACGACAGACTTCAATGAAGACAAATCACTTGTATTTTTCACAAAAAATGGTGTTGTGAAACGCACAAACCTTAAAGAATACAGCAATATTAGAAGTGTGGGAATCCGCGCTATTAATCTTGATGAAAATGATGAACTTGTAACTGCAAATATTATAGATTCTAATGTTAAAGAATTATTCATAGCGACTTATCAGGGTATGTGTATTCGCTTTGGACTCGAAGGATTGCGTGAGATTGGACGTGCAAGCCGTGGGGTAACAGGTATCAGATTTAAAGCAAATCAAGATTATGTGATTGGTGCGACTACGATTACAAGTGATACTGATAAACTCTTAACCGTGAGCGAACAAGGCATCGGGAAGCAAACATTAGCAGGAGAGTATCGTTTGCAGTCTCGTGGAGGTAAGGGTGTGATTGTAATGAAGCTTACTGCAAGAACAGGTAAGCTCGTGAGCGTTGTGAATATCAATGATGAAAATATGGATTTAATGGTGCTCACAAGTTCGGGTAAAATGATACGCGTTGATACTGAAGCAATCCGTGAAGCAGGACGCAATACGAGTGGTGTTAAAATCGTGAATGTTGGCAATGATAAAGTGGCTTATGCGAATGTTTGCCCCAAAGAACCAAAAGATGAAGACATCATTGAGGGTGAATCTGGTGAGTTGATTTAA
- the panC gene encoding pantoate--beta-alanine ligase, with protein sequence MKVISTIKEMREYRLCLTQSVGFVPTMGALHKGHQSLIKQSIQDNAHTIVSIFVNPTQFGANEDFDAYPRDLEKDITLCEQSGVDAVFIPSVEEMYCGDEITLNPPKKMGYVLEGFDRPTHFAGVLQVVLKLFSLIQPHRAYFGQKDAQQVLILQKMISDLFLPIVIVPCPIVRDDDGLAFSSRNIYLSPKEREIALRIPQTIQRVRTYIAQGITQVSQLESLAFKELSYDGLMLFYATFRNHQLEYITHIEQGKSIFLIAAKVGKTRLIDNLWI encoded by the coding sequence GTGAAAGTAATTTCAACGATTAAAGAGATGAGAGAGTATCGCTTATGCCTCACCCAAAGTGTGGGGTTTGTGCCGACAATGGGCGCATTGCACAAAGGGCATCAAAGTTTAATCAAACAATCCATACAAGATAATGCGCATACGATTGTCTCGATTTTTGTCAATCCCACGCAATTTGGCGCAAATGAAGATTTTGATGCCTATCCGCGCGACTTGGAAAAAGACATTACATTATGTGAACAAAGCGGTGTAGATGCGGTATTTATCCCTAGTGTAGAAGAAATGTATTGCGGAGATGAAATCACGCTCAATCCCCCTAAAAAAATGGGCTATGTTTTGGAGGGTTTTGATCGTCCTACACATTTTGCGGGTGTGCTGCAAGTAGTCCTAAAGCTTTTTTCTTTGATACAACCACATCGTGCGTATTTTGGACAAAAGGACGCACAGCAAGTATTAATCCTTCAAAAAATGATAAGCGATTTATTTTTACCGATAGTTATTGTGCCTTGTCCGATTGTGCGTGATGATGATGGCTTGGCATTTAGCTCACGCAATATTTATCTTAGCCCTAAAGAGAGAGAAATTGCCTTGCGTATCCCTCAAACGATACAGAGAGTGCGCACATATATTGCGCAAGGTATCACACAAGTATCGCAATTAGAATCTTTAGCTTTTAAAGAGCTTTCATATGATGGGCTGATGCTGTTTTATGCAACTTTTCGTAATCATCAGCTGGAGTATATCACGCATATTGAGCAAGGGAAAAGTATTTTTCTTATTGCGGCGAAAGTGGGCAAAACGCGTTTGATTGATAATCTATGGATATAA
- a CDS encoding sigma-54 dependent transcriptional regulator: protein MKIAIVEDDINYRKSLETAFEDYPEYEIMSFKNPKDALKKLDDSFDLVITDINMPQMDGLAFLQELGGRYEAIVITGNASVQNAIKSIRLGVKDFLIKGFEIDTLIEAIQRSHKVKQIAQKSPKVNPQAHNESKTFVSTSPQLESAKTIALKVASTDANVLLLGQSGVGKDVFAHFIHQNSHRHNAPFIAINMAAIPEHLLESELFGYEKGAFTDATSAKPGILEDANGGSVFLDEIGEMPLGLQAKLLRVLQEKSLTRLGSSKPIKIDVRFISATNADIQAKIAKNEFREDLFFRLQTIPIPIPPLKERQEEILPIAQWKLENVCVQYGLTSKYFDEDSQKALLEYEWPGNVRELLSVVERAGILSEGDIIGVKDLFLKSRAQAFGLSSPTQQNDKIAHLEKELIAQTLLESHNDIQKASDILGMNLEVLKHKIARYGL, encoded by the coding sequence TTGAAGATAGCAATTGTTGAAGATGACATCAATTATCGTAAGTCTTTAGAAACTGCTTTTGAGGACTATCCTGAATATGAAATTATGAGTTTCAAGAATCCCAAAGATGCGCTTAAAAAGCTCGATGATAGTTTTGATTTGGTGATTACTGATATTAATATGCCGCAAATGGATGGATTGGCATTTTTACAAGAGCTTGGCGGGCGTTACGAGGCGATTGTGATTACCGGAAATGCTTCGGTGCAAAATGCAATCAAATCCATTCGGCTAGGTGTTAAGGATTTCTTGATAAAAGGTTTTGAGATTGATACACTGATTGAGGCAATTCAGAGAAGTCATAAAGTCAAACAGATTGCGCAAAAATCGCCTAAAGTCAATCCTCAAGCACACAATGAGAGTAAAACTTTTGTTTCAACCTCTCCACAACTAGAATCTGCTAAAACAATTGCTTTAAAGGTTGCTAGCACTGATGCGAATGTCTTGCTTTTGGGGCAAAGTGGCGTAGGGAAAGATGTATTTGCGCATTTTATTCATCAAAACTCTCATCGTCATAACGCTCCCTTTATTGCTATTAATATGGCAGCAATTCCGGAGCATTTATTAGAATCTGAACTTTTTGGATACGAAAAAGGAGCTTTTACAGACGCTACAAGCGCGAAACCGGGTATTTTAGAAGATGCCAATGGTGGGAGTGTGTTTTTAGATGAAATCGGCGAAATGCCACTTGGGCTACAAGCAAAACTTTTGAGAGTCTTGCAGGAAAAAAGTCTTACAAGATTAGGGAGCTCAAAGCCTATTAAAATTGATGTGCGTTTTATTTCCGCGACAAATGCAGACATTCAAGCAAAGATTGCAAAAAATGAATTTCGTGAGGATTTATTTTTCCGTTTGCAGACTATCCCTATCCCTATCCCCCCACTCAAGGAGCGTCAAGAGGAGATTCTGCCCATTGCTCAATGGAAACTAGAGAATGTATGTGTGCAATATGGCTTGACATCGAAATATTTTGATGAGGATTCTCAAAAAGCATTGCTTGAATACGAATGGCCCGGTAATGTGAGAGAATTGCTTTCGGTCGTAGAGCGTGCGGGAATCTTGAGTGAGGGAGATATAATAGGCGTCAAAGATTTGTTTCTTAAAAGTCGCGCTCAAGCATTTGGGTTAAGCTCCCCAACACAGCAAAATGATAAAATCGCACATTTAGAAAAGGAGCTTATTGCTCAAACACTCTTAGAATCTCACAATGATATTCAAAAAGCAAGTGATATATTGGGTATGAATCTTGAAGTCTTAAAACACAAAATCGCTCGTTATGGGCTTTAA
- the feoB gene encoding ferrous iron transport protein B, producing the protein MESITIVLVGQPNVGKSSLMNKICGTHIKVGNFTGVTVEKSEATIIHKGYELKFIDLPGTYSLNEYSFEERITKSFLENEKYDVILNISDSTNLERCLFLTTQLLEIHSKMCLALNMSDEAKKEGISIDTKCLGGILGVECVNVSAFSGENLSLLLDKLIEVSLQPLKPSKRVYASFLEDEIDKIQNFLAQKHFDEIESLMRTHSVMFFSLRDVALRLLMQDNTIAQALHDKGCWGELSAQVQKSIENIYRQSHDKNMKDIFLNDALGFAKGAALESMTIKAPKHKNKTQKIDSVLLNKYLGIPIFLFLMWLLFQITFYLGEFPKVWIEEGMDMFGEWVEEIIPNDFLASLLSGGIIAGVGAVLSFLPHILILFFGIVLLEGTGYMSRVAFLLDGFFHKFGLHGKSFIPLVTGFGCSVPAYMSTRMLKNRNDRMLTLFIINFMSCGARLPVYTLFIGAFFTPESAGNILYMIYIFGALVGLCMAKILKLTAFKGDDEPFVMEMPKYRFPSLNLITFSVWQKATSYIKKAGTFILIASVVIWIGTQFPKNEALEEAYLQSVEVLESQISESKNQEEIDTLEEQILQENRLFQSQRVEQSYLGRIGTFIQPIFAPMDFDWKFSVSLLNGLLAKETIISAMGVLYALGDDIDEDNDLPLREVLAQSVSVPTAIAFILFIMFYNPCFAASIVFGKEAGGKRYILYLFLFTSIVSYVFAFLGYKITSLIV; encoded by the coding sequence ATGGAATCTATCACGATTGTTCTTGTTGGGCAACCCAATGTCGGAAAAAGTTCTTTGATGAATAAAATCTGTGGGACGCACATTAAGGTAGGAAATTTTACAGGCGTAACGGTAGAAAAATCAGAAGCGACGATTATCCACAAGGGTTATGAATTAAAATTTATCGATTTGCCCGGCACTTACTCATTGAACGAATATTCATTTGAAGAGCGTATCACAAAGTCATTTTTGGAAAATGAAAAATATGATGTGATTTTGAATATTTCAGATTCTACAAATTTAGAACGTTGTTTGTTTTTGACAACACAGCTTTTGGAGATTCACTCAAAGATGTGCTTAGCTCTTAATATGAGTGATGAGGCAAAAAAAGAAGGTATCAGTATTGATACAAAATGTTTAGGGGGGATACTTGGCGTAGAATGCGTGAATGTGTCGGCTTTTAGCGGTGAAAATCTCTCATTGCTTTTGGATAAGTTGATTGAAGTTAGTCTGCAGCCATTGAAACCCTCTAAACGCGTGTATGCAAGTTTCTTAGAAGATGAGATTGATAAGATTCAGAATTTTTTAGCACAGAAGCATTTTGATGAAATTGAATCTTTGATGCGCACTCATAGTGTGATGTTTTTTTCTTTGCGTGATGTTGCGCTAAGGCTTTTGATGCAAGATAATACTATTGCTCAAGCTCTTCATGATAAGGGCTGTTGGGGTGAGCTAAGTGCGCAAGTGCAAAAATCAATTGAAAATATTTATCGTCAAAGTCATGATAAAAATATGAAAGATATTTTTTTGAATGATGCCTTAGGCTTTGCCAAAGGAGCGGCTTTAGAATCGATGACAATTAAAGCTCCTAAACACAAAAATAAAACACAAAAAATAGATTCTGTCTTGCTTAATAAATATCTAGGCATACCTATTTTTCTTTTTTTGATGTGGTTGCTTTTCCAGATTACCTTTTATTTAGGTGAGTTTCCTAAGGTATGGATCGAAGAGGGTATGGATATGTTTGGCGAATGGGTTGAGGAGATAATCCCCAATGATTTTCTTGCCTCATTGCTTTCAGGAGGGATTATCGCTGGTGTTGGAGCTGTGCTAAGTTTCTTGCCTCATATTTTGATACTTTTTTTTGGGATTGTGCTTTTAGAGGGCACAGGGTATATGTCTCGTGTGGCTTTCTTGCTTGATGGATTCTTTCATAAATTTGGTTTGCATGGTAAAAGTTTTATCCCGCTTGTAACCGGTTTTGGTTGCTCTGTGCCGGCATATATGAGCACAAGAATGCTTAAAAATCGCAATGACAGAATGCTCACACTTTTTATCATTAACTTTATGAGCTGTGGTGCAAGATTACCGGTATATACGCTTTTTATCGGAGCATTTTTTACACCAGAATCAGCGGGTAATATTTTATATATGATTTATATTTTTGGTGCGTTAGTAGGGCTATGTATGGCAAAGATTCTGAAACTTACTGCATTTAAGGGAGATGATGAGCCTTTTGTGATGGAGATGCCCAAATATCGTTTTCCTAGCTTGAATCTCATCACTTTTAGCGTGTGGCAAAAGGCTACGAGCTATATTAAAAAAGCAGGGACATTTATTTTAATCGCTTCTGTGGTGATTTGGATAGGGACACAATTCCCCAAAAATGAGGCATTAGAGGAGGCGTATCTTCAGTCTGTGGAGGTATTAGAATCTCAAATCAGTGAGAGCAAGAATCAAGAGGAGATTGATACCCTCGAAGAGCAGATTCTCCAAGAGAATCGATTGTTCCAATCACAACGCGTTGAGCAAAGCTATTTGGGGCGCATTGGGACATTTATCCAGCCTATTTTTGCACCTATGGATTTTGATTGGAAATTTTCAGTTTCTTTGTTGAATGGTTTGCTTGCTAAAGAAACGATTATTTCGGCAATGGGTGTTTTGTATGCTTTGGGTGATGATATTGATGAGGATAATGATTTGCCTTTACGGGAGGTTTTGGCTCAAAGTGTGAGTGTGCCAACAGCGATTGCATTTATTTTGTTTATTATGTTTTATAATCCTTGTTTTGCTGCAAGTATTGTTTTTGGCAAAGAAGCTGGAGGGAAACGATATATCCTCTATCTCTTTCTTTTTACAAGCATCGTGTCTTATGTATTTGCCTTTTTAGGCTACAAAATCACAAGTCTGATTGTATAG
- a CDS encoding replication-associated recombination protein A, with protein sequence MNLAHILRPKSFEDFIAQEHIIAPHTPLYQMIQNNTLPHCFFYGPPGSGKTTLAQLIASTLSKPFGMFNATTFKIEELRKFLKSYQHSLYQPLIFIDEVHRLNKAQQEVLLPIMEDYEAIIFGASTYNPYYTLTNAIRSRSFLFELKPHNNAQLEQILSHAMQYIHQHINTHITLTPQAQDYLIQSSGGDARAMLNLLDAGLDCLPHQNQSLENQQITLEHLQSLRPTSLNDGCGDDDIHYNLISAMIKSIRGSDVDASIYYLARLIAGGENPEFIARRLVILASEDIGNANPHALNLATSTMVATSKIGYPESRIILAQCVIYLASSPKSNTAYEAINQALEAIQKGEILPIVPHILPHSKDYLYPHQFGGWVDQPYLHKDLKFVQATQKGFEKTLNEWLDKIKHQNTKDQ encoded by the coding sequence ATTAATCTCGCCCATATTTTGCGCCCCAAGTCATTTGAAGATTTTATCGCACAAGAACATATCATTGCGCCACACACACCTTTGTATCAGATGATACAAAACAATACGCTTCCTCATTGCTTCTTTTATGGTCCTCCCGGTAGTGGTAAAACTACTCTTGCCCAGCTCATTGCTAGCACCCTATCAAAACCATTTGGAATGTTTAATGCGACAACCTTTAAAATTGAAGAATTAAGAAAATTCCTCAAATCTTATCAACATTCGCTCTATCAGCCTTTGATTTTTATCGATGAAGTCCATCGTCTCAATAAAGCACAACAAGAAGTTCTCTTACCAATTATGGAAGATTATGAAGCGATTATCTTTGGCGCAAGCACCTACAATCCCTACTATACACTTACAAATGCTATACGCTCACGAAGCTTTCTTTTCGAGCTTAAACCACACAATAACGCACAATTAGAGCAGATTCTCTCTCATGCTATGCAATATATTCATCAGCATATCAACACGCATATCACGCTCACGCCACAAGCACAGGATTATTTGATTCAATCAAGTGGTGGAGATGCGCGTGCTATGCTTAATCTCCTTGATGCTGGGCTTGATTGCTTACCTCATCAAAATCAATCTTTAGAGAATCAACAAATCACTTTAGAGCATTTACAATCCTTGCGTCCAACGAGTCTTAATGATGGTTGCGGTGATGATGACATACATTATAATCTCATCAGTGCGATGATTAAATCCATACGCGGGAGTGATGTCGATGCAAGCATCTATTACCTTGCGCGTCTGATTGCAGGGGGTGAGAATCCAGAGTTTATTGCAAGACGCTTAGTGATTCTTGCAAGTGAAGATATTGGCAATGCTAATCCACACGCACTCAATCTTGCGACAAGCACGATGGTCGCAACAAGTAAAATCGGCTATCCAGAATCACGCATTATCCTTGCTCAATGCGTGATTTATCTTGCAAGCTCCCCCAAAAGCAATACTGCTTATGAAGCAATCAATCAAGCCCTAGAAGCGATTCAAAAAGGTGAGATTCTGCCTATTGTGCCTCATATCCTACCACATTCTAAAGATTATCTTTATCCGCACCAATTCGGCGGTTGGGTTGATCAGCCTTATTTACACAAAGATTTAAAATTTGTTCAAGCCACGCAAAAAGGATTTGAAAAAACACTCAATGAATGGCTCGATAAAATCAAACACCAAAATACCAAAGATCAATGA
- a CDS encoding LysE family translocator, which produces MHELILLSLVAFFAAITPGPDSILVLRSTLIFGTKQGFQVLFGIATGWLLYFALIYAGLSYILNIPFIQLFLSFIGGLYLLYLAYNLLILPPSNNEIEFHNAQKDGYLRGLIVNLSNPKAIIFFIFLLTPFLTFQHGIFWSFIVLWCSLFIAFCFIIMIGSIARKYICAKYFYYIDKICGGLFGIFAWWLLFEAGKTIGMI; this is translated from the coding sequence ATGCACGAATTGATATTATTAAGCCTTGTAGCCTTTTTTGCTGCCATTACGCCGGGTCCCGATTCTATCCTTGTCCTTCGCTCAACGCTCATTTTTGGGACAAAGCAAGGCTTTCAAGTTTTATTTGGTATTGCCACAGGGTGGTTACTTTATTTTGCACTTATTTATGCTGGATTAAGCTATATTCTAAACATTCCTTTTATACAACTTTTTTTAAGTTTTATAGGTGGATTGTATTTGCTTTATCTTGCTTACAATCTCCTTATACTCCCTCCTTCAAACAATGAAATAGAATTTCACAATGCCCAAAAAGATGGCTATTTGCGAGGGCTTATTGTAAATCTCTCCAATCCTAAGGCGATTATTTTTTTTATTTTCTTGCTCACACCATTTTTAACCTTCCAACATGGAATCTTTTGGAGCTTTATTGTCTTATGGTGCTCACTTTTTATCGCTTTTTGTTTTATCATTATGATCGGATCAATAGCACGAAAATATATCTGTGCAAAATACTTTTATTATATTGACAAAATTTGTGGAGGACTTTTTGGAATCTTTGCATGGTGGCTTTTATTTGAAGCAGGCAAAACTATAGGAATGATTTAA
- a CDS encoding Opr family porin, protein MKKLKNVLICMLLISGMWGYDSIDDALKNGVSSGDITFYGNWTMGAKSDNHKKDETSDAGYLVGSVGLAYHSAFWKYLRVAVSFRATGVLYENDRYSQWSAEPLSNNPNRYGKGDASKDFYMNDRTMLGQSYIEYFDGNTSIKVGRVFADSEWADRLIDGVWLRNRSLPNALIEVFWVKNNGYVQYNKMTGFYEVNPYNVLGLSNASFKYYVGEWLNFKVYGIANPEVFCAVGGKVSLRYNTSKSYLGASGHFATSFEQYHGILNGKNGNGYNFDFKAFVGVKQMAEASVGYVGTGANIGWGSLNTLGNNVSPFFMWGGRALMQGADANLWYGKVMFDMDRVNFAIVYGSTRFCPQQNSSGTQGGYDRVNEVNLLLDFGFTEHLSALLNVLNTHGGSQRYYPHMTNINLGLKLAF, encoded by the coding sequence ATGAAAAAACTTAAAAATGTATTGATTTGTATGCTTTTAATAAGCGGAATGTGGGGATATGATAGTATTGATGATGCGCTGAAAAATGGTGTTTCTAGTGGTGATATTACTTTTTATGGTAATTGGACAATGGGAGCAAAATCAGACAATCACAAAAAGGACGAAACGAGTGATGCCGGGTATTTGGTAGGCAGTGTAGGATTGGCTTATCATTCGGCATTTTGGAAATATCTCCGTGTGGCGGTGAGTTTTCGTGCGACAGGCGTTTTGTATGAAAATGATCGCTATTCCCAATGGTCTGCTGAACCTTTATCAAATAATCCAAACCGATACGGCAAAGGCGATGCTTCAAAGGATTTTTATATGAATGATCGCACGATGCTGGGGCAGTCCTATATAGAATATTTCGATGGCAATACGAGTATCAAGGTCGGACGCGTTTTTGCAGATTCTGAATGGGCAGATAGGCTCATTGATGGCGTGTGGCTACGCAATCGCTCTTTGCCTAATGCGTTGATTGAAGTTTTTTGGGTCAAAAATAATGGCTATGTGCAATACAACAAAATGACAGGATTCTATGAGGTCAATCCTTATAATGTCTTAGGCTTAAGTAATGCAAGTTTTAAATATTATGTGGGTGAATGGCTAAACTTCAAAGTTTATGGCATTGCTAATCCTGAAGTTTTTTGTGCTGTGGGGGGAAAAGTCTCCTTGCGTTACAACACTTCAAAATCTTATCTTGGAGCGAGTGGGCATTTCGCAACGAGTTTTGAGCAGTATCATGGAATCTTGAATGGCAAAAATGGCAATGGCTATAATTTTGACTTCAAAGCTTTTGTCGGTGTCAAGCAAATGGCGGAAGCAAGTGTGGGATATGTCGGCACAGGAGCGAATATTGGCTGGGGGTCTTTAAATACTTTGGGCAATAATGTCAGTCCGTTTTTTATGTGGGGTGGAAGGGCTTTGATGCAAGGTGCTGATGCGAATCTATGGTATGGAAAAGTGATGTTTGATATGGATAGAGTGAATTTTGCTATTGTGTATGGCAGCACGAGATTTTGTCCGCAACAAAATTCATCTGGCACACAAGGTGGGTATGATCGCGTCAATGAAGTGAATCTTCTGCTAGATTTTGGCTTTACCGAGCATTTGAGTGCTTTGCTCAATGTGCTTAATACACACGGCGGGTCGCAGCGGTATTATCCTCATATGACAAATATTAATCTCGGATTGAAACTCGCATTTTAA
- a CDS encoding helix-turn-helix transcriptional regulator — translation MYSYDEPVYLISVVAKILEIHPQTLRQYEKEGLIQPGRTDGKMRLYSQRDIDKIKTILRLTRDMGVNLAGVDIILRLKERLDELDKMTGDLREDLAKHKGNKNVLKTQESSYEIILFSKNR, via the coding sequence ATGTATAGTTATGATGAACCCGTTTATCTTATCAGCGTAGTCGCAAAAATCTTAGAGATTCACCCTCAAACTTTGCGTCAATATGAAAAAGAGGGGCTTATCCAACCCGGACGCACAGATGGCAAAATGCGTCTGTATTCTCAACGCGATATTGACAAAATTAAAACAATATTGCGTTTAACGCGTGATATGGGTGTGAATCTTGCAGGTGTAGATATTATTTTGCGCCTCAAAGAACGGCTTGATGAGCTTGATAAAATGACAGGCGATTTGCGCGAAGATTTAGCCAAGCATAAAGGCAATAAAAATGTCCTCAAAACACAAGAAAGTTCTTATGAAATTATCCTTTTTTCAAAAAATCGTTAG
- a CDS encoding toxin-antitoxin system YwqK family antitoxin, with product MATLLLAATLALSFPNVENLRECKDENDKLNGCAVRYYHDNLVWIETPFKNGKANGIAKTYYDSGKLFIETPYKDDKLNGLLKGYYESGSLKWDMPFKDGKAEGVAREYYENGNIESESLLKDDKFNGFSRFYDENQNLLLEAYYEDDEPINGKCGNGKELSKEELYEVGDSESASYICK from the coding sequence GTGGCAACATTATTGTTAGCGGCAACTTTGGCATTGAGCTTTCCTAATGTAGAGAATCTAAGAGAGTGTAAAGATGAAAATGATAAATTAAATGGCTGTGCAGTGAGGTATTATCATGATAATCTTGTTTGGATTGAAACACCATTTAAAAATGGTAAGGCAAATGGTATAGCTAAAACTTATTATGACAGTGGAAAACTTTTTATTGAAACGCCATATAAAGATGATAAATTAAATGGCTTGCTAAAAGGGTATTACGAAAGTGGAAGTCTGAAATGGGATATGCCATTTAAAGATGGCAAGGCAGAAGGTGTAGCAAGAGAATATTATGAAAATGGCAATATTGAGAGCGAATCACTTTTAAAAGATGATAAGTTCAATGGTTTCAGTAGATTCTATGATGAGAATCAGAATCTGCTTTTAGAGGCTTATTATGAAGATGATGAGCCTATCAACGGAAAATGTGGTAACGGCAAGGAATTAAGCAAAGAAGAATTATACGAGGTAGGTGATTCTGAAAGCGCGTCTTATATTTGCAAGTAA